One stretch of Chloroflexia bacterium SDU3-3 DNA includes these proteins:
- a CDS encoding class I SAM-dependent methyltransferase gives MPGVSFDRAVAFYDETRGYAPGTAERIRAGILAYTGATASSTILEIGVGTGRIALPFIQAGDRFVGVDISRGMLARLGEKAADAPTPVLALGDAMRLPFADASFDVVYAFHVLHLVDDRREVLREVRRVLRPGGVFLSAYDGPENGGDETPPRQVRTHWVALLHEMGMYTEQKGPRWITDDVIVADLRQLGARAEPVTLATYERQPLSVRRMADIIEARMFSSDWETPEAIHAEATRQLEEWIGEMFSDPDKRYPLSGDVVAVAGRW, from the coding sequence GCGGCTACGCCCCCGGCACCGCCGAGCGCATCCGCGCGGGGATTCTGGCCTACACCGGGGCCACGGCGAGCAGCACGATCCTTGAGATCGGGGTCGGCACGGGCAGGATCGCGCTGCCCTTCATCCAGGCCGGCGACCGCTTTGTGGGCGTGGACATCTCGCGCGGGATGCTGGCGCGCCTGGGCGAGAAGGCTGCCGACGCGCCCACCCCGGTGCTGGCGCTGGGCGACGCGATGCGCCTGCCCTTTGCCGACGCCTCGTTCGATGTGGTGTACGCCTTCCACGTGCTGCATCTGGTCGACGACCGCCGCGAGGTGCTGCGCGAGGTGCGGCGGGTGCTGCGCCCGGGCGGCGTGTTCCTCTCGGCCTACGATGGGCCAGAGAACGGCGGCGACGAGACCCCGCCCCGCCAGGTGCGCACCCACTGGGTCGCCCTGCTGCACGAGATGGGCATGTACACCGAGCAGAAAGGCCCGCGCTGGATCACCGACGACGTGATCGTGGCCGACCTGCGGCAGCTGGGGGCGCGTGCCGAGCCGGTGACGCTGGCCACCTACGAGCGCCAGCCGCTCTCGGTGCGGCGCATGGCCGACATCATCGAGGCGCGCATGTTCAGCTCCGACTGGGAGACCCCCGAGGCGATCCATGCCGAGGCCACGCGCCAGCTGGAGGAGTGGATCGGCGAGATGTTTAGCGACCCCGACAAACGTTACCCGCTGAGCGGCGATGTGGTGGCCGTGGCGGGGCGCTGGTAG